From Heteronotia binoei isolate CCM8104 ecotype False Entrance Well chromosome 12, APGP_CSIRO_Hbin_v1, whole genome shotgun sequence, the proteins below share one genomic window:
- the LOC132580620 gene encoding uncharacterized protein LOC132580620: MGNEQSKGSSGVPDEPEACQVKMEGDLEKKQLPARKSSSDMGNGTVQAHSDEGVASRIVPKQEKGNSVSLPAEEPGLPKLQKNSQEDSQPSSLSQSTSSEKGLHAIGQVCVLYIAKNPVEHSTEKSEYTTPRIPGEPEVEPGVIPLSSEGPSLNPELQKTAENLHSLAESPVQKRHGEISPCSPAEKDQDAEESDCDDGSFEILVEVRPEQATSETAEGHSKMTSALATEHSEAPSSAEAEMTTGAIAEADGKNRGCSAVDARTTEGGEGQKEADGESLLALQVLASGAVKHADMNAERKVTGCVQNDGGYLTTEAKGLGEEHPATATRHDPEREPLIDRLVEAEVLSLLKELNETCLDPEVIEMAEAQVSKLDEHPQTVHFYCTAVTLAPVIQETQPEATTDVNAELQSSCSAQKDSTESPVHVQKQEARFSKTFYLCCSQCSAGDGEANAEQ; the protein is encoded by the coding sequence ATGGGGAACGAGCAAAGCAAAGGAAGCTCAGGTGTCCCTGATGAGCCAGAGGCCTGCCAAGTTAAGATGGAAGGAGACCTGGAGAAGAAGCAGCTGCCAGCTAGGAAGTCATCATCTGATATGGGAAACGGAACGGTCCAGGCCCACTCTGATGAAGGAGTTGCAAGCCGAATTGTCCCAAAACAGGAGAAGGGGAACAGCGTTTCTCTACCAGCAGAAGAACCAGGGCTACCAAAGCTACAGAAGAACTCTCAAGAGGATAGTCAGCCCTCATCTCTTTCACAGAGTACCTCTTCAGAAAAGGGTCTTCATGCTATTGGACAGGTGTGTGTGttgtatattgcaaaaaacccTGTTGAGCACAGCACAGAAAAATCTGAATACACCACTCCACGGATCCCAGGTGAACCCGAAGTTGAGCCAGGAGTGATCCCCTTGTCTAGTGAAGGTCCGTCTTTGAATCCTGAATTGCAGAAGACAGCAGAAAATCTCCACTCTTTAGCAGAGTCTCCAGTGCAGAAGAGACATGGCGAGATAAGCCCCTGTTCTCCCGCAGAGAAAGATCAGGATGCTGAGGAAAGTGACTGCGACGACGGTAGCTTTGAGATCCTCGTTGAAGTCCGTCCTGAACAAGCCACTTCAGAAACGGCGGAAGGGCATTCTAAGATGACCTCCGCTCTCGCCACTGAACATTCTGAGGCTCCGAGTTCTGCTGAAGCGGAAATGACAACAGGAGCGATAGCAGAAGCAGATGGGAAAAACAGAGGCTGCTCTGCTGTCGATGCCCGAACCACAGAAGGAGGAGAGGGTCAGAAGGAGGCTGACGGCGAGTCTCTCTTGGCCCTGCAAGTTCTAGCGAGCGGTGCAGTCAAACACGCTGATATGAACGCTGAAAGGAAGGTCACCGGTTGTGTTCAGAATGATGGGGGTTATCTTACAACAGAGGCCAAGGGCTTGGGGGAAGAACATCCTGCCACAGCAACCAGACATGATCCAGAACGTGAACCTCTTATAGACCGTCTTGTTGAGGCTGAAGTGCTTTCTCTTCTGAAGGAGCTGAATGAGACTTGCTTGGATCCGGAAGTTATAGAAATGGCAGAAGCCCAAGTCAGTAAGCTCGATGAACATCCCCAGACGGTACACTTCTATTGCACGGCGGTAACTCTTGCACCTGTAATCCAGGAGACTCAGCCTGAAGCAACTACAGATGTCAACGCCGAGCTCCAGAGTTCCTGCAGTGCTCAGAAGGATTCTACAGAGAGTCCGGTGCATGTGCAGAAGCAAGAGGCCAGGTTCTCAAAGACTTTCTACTTATGTTGTAGCCAATGTAGTGCTGGTGATGGTGAGGCTAATGCAGAACAGTAA